The genomic stretch GTTGGTGGGAGTGtgcctgtttgttttcatcCGCCCACAGCATGCACCCTTCATCAGGTATGAACCGCACAGATTCTCATTAGAAATTTTAATATTAGTTTTGAGTCGGTGGTAACAGATGTCATCTtgtcattccatatattccagGGATGTAGCTGTAGATACTGTAAAAACGGGAATGGGTGGGGCCACAGGTAATAAAGGAGGCGTGGCCATCCGCCTGCTGTTCCATACCACCAGCATCTGCTTCGTGTGCTCCCACTTTGCTGCTGGCCAATCACAGGTCAAGGAGAGGAACGACGACTACAGTGAGATCACACGCAGACTCAGCTTCCCTATGGTAATAACCATAACATTAACAAATCCATTGCAAACCTCCCTCTTGCCTAAGCTGATAGACTAACTACGTCTATCTTATCCTCCAGGGTCGTCTGCTGTACTCACACGATTACGTGTTCTGGTGTGGAGATTTTAACTATCGTATCAACCTGCCCAATGAAGAAGTCAAAGAGCTCATCAAACAGCAGAGCTGGGATGCTTTGACAGCTGGGGACCAGTTATTGGACCAGAAGAATGCTGGTTTGGTATGACCTATAGTACCCATGTAGATTTACAGTGTTAATAACTGTTCAAGAGGTTCCttacaacagaaaataaacttttttcagTTATCAGGACATAAAACATCAAGAGATTGGTGCTTAATGCCTGAAGTAACACTACAGAAATATACAAACCTTTAAAGGACAcagtatttagatttttaattgtaACAGAATTCATGAAAACTTTTATTATGTTATAAAACTTCAAAATTCTGCTTACAAAGTTTTAGTAAAACGTGAATTGCTCAAAGATTATGGATGAACCATGGAAACTATTTGATCATGCCCCTAAGGAGACATAGACACATTGCCTTGACTGATTGCAGTGGACTGTGGCTGCAAAGGTGTACAGTGATACATGCAAATTCTTgtaaaacattcaaatttttatttttactgcagtgaaCTGTGTTCCACTGTTATGTGTCCATCATACCACACCCAAACTCAAATGTGACTAAGAGAGCTTTGAATGATCTAAGTTTCAATCATTAGTTAGGACAGCAGCAGTTTATATAATGACGATCATCATTACAACTTACTGCCACTGATATATCATTAATAAAATACATTGCAAATTCCTTTATATAAATGTCGTTTAAATTATAAGGGGATCATTGTGGTTAATTTATATTACAAgcttttcatatatatatatatatatatatatatatatatatatatatatatatatatatatatatatatatatatatatatatatataaataaagaccACAGAGTGTTCAGTCATTTCAAAGTGGTTAAACATAATGGAAATCCATAAATTAAAAGTGTAATGataatgttttcttgaattgtCTTCCAcaggtcttcagaggttttatTGAGGGAAAGTTGGATTTTGCCCCAACCTACAAGTATGACCTTTTCTCAGAAGATTATGACACCAGTGAGAAGTGTCGCACACCAGCCTGGACTGACCGTATACTTTGGAAGAGGAGAAAGTGGAACTTTGACAAAACAGGTCAGATGCAGAGCCACTGCTGATAAGTCTTATTATTCCACAGTAACCCTCCTCTGTCCTATCTCTGGCGTCTTACCTGAAGAAAttatatcaacattaaatatttcCATTAGTTTAGGTGTAGAATTTCTATATGTACTGCTGCTACCCTACCTGTCTTCTTTTGTTCTATAAATAGGCATGAcagaataaaacatgtaaacctGTGAGGCATAGGAGTACTGAATCCATAAGTCTGTtcctgtgcatgtttgtgtattttacagCTGAAGAGATGAATGTAGTAGGAGCAGCTTCCACATCTGGGGAGAATGAGGAAGATCCAGACCATCCCTGGAGTCCTGGCACTTTAATGTACTATGGCAGGGCTGAGCTGAAGACCTCTGATCACAGGTAATTAATCAGATATATCTGCATCAGTGAAGAATGATATTTCAGATTAAAATTTGTCACTTGAAACCATCAGATCACATTGATTACAAATGTTCCGTGGCAGTAGTGAGAACATAAATGTGGTGTCTCTTTTTAATTAAGCAGCACTTTCATTAAAGGTCATCTGCCTTCCTTCATGTGTATCTCTAGGCCTGTGGTGGCAATAATGGATGTGGACATCCTAGAGGTCGACCCAGAGGCCCGTCACCAGGTCTACAAAGATGTCATTGCCCTGCAGGGGCCTCCAGATGGCACTATACTGGTGTCACTCTGCACCTCTGGCCCTGATGACTACTTTGATGACGCACTCATAGATGAGCTGTTGGACAAGTTTGCTAATTTTGGAGAGGTCATCCTCATCAGGTTAGCCTGACAtccaaacacagacaaagacaTAAATCTATATCACCTTTAGACGATCAGTCTGCATTGACAGTGTCCTTGTTTATGCAGGTTTGTTGAGGAGAAGATGTGGGTGACCTTCCTGGAAGGTTACTCTGCTCTGGCTGCTCTGTCTCTCAGTGCTTCCACTGTAAGTCATCACTGATTATAAAAATTGCTTCAAAGCTAAGTGGTAACATtattaatgtaaaatgtgtatCCATCTCTATCCTTTAAAGTCTCTTATTTTAATCACCCCTGTGCTACATTTCAGGACATCcccaaaacacacatacatcagTTTTTCAGTACTTCTTTGAACCAACCTCTACTTCTCTCTTGTCTGTGCTGACTGGTTTATAATGTAGGTCCTTGGCAAGATGCTTGACATCCGTCTGAAGAGTCCAGGCTGGATCAAGAgtctggaggaggagatgagtgTAGAGAGGATCTGCGGAAGCATTCCCACATCAGCCAGCTCCACCCTGCTGGCCGAAGACACAGACATGGGTGATGATGATTATGATATGGAAGGTAAGTAGTGGTGATTGAGAAACTCCAAGCCTTATCCTCAAAAACATGGACTGTAAATACAATTTTATGTTATGTATTTACTGCAATTATATAAAAGAGGCTGTAGAGTTTAAAGTTTCCAAACATGAAGTCATGCCCTCTTCTGTCTTGTACCAGGTGATGTGgatgaggaggtggaggagatcctTCCCCAGCATCTGCAGCCCGGAGCAGGCTCTGGCCCAGGATCCTCCCCTCTCCCTTCTCCTCGTAGTAGTCCCTGTCCCTCCCCTACCCACGGAGAACCTCCTGTCCCCAGCAGGCCTGGTCGTGGACCACAACCTTCCCGACCATCACAAGGTAAATACAGTACACAGTGCAGCTTTAGAGACATATTTTGTAGTGCAGCATTAAATATGTGTGTTGTAAAACTACATCATTAGTCTGCACAGCGACCAAATTATATTGATAACAGTGCTGGCACAGTCTGGCACAGAGATGTTTCAGAATTTGATACATGTTTGaccagtgtgtttttttcaaacaaaatagCCAAAgaaattttttacatttaagacTCTAAGTCATGTGCCTTTCCATCCTATATATTTCAggaaatgttacaaaaagtgCATGTTCTCAACGAGTGGATAAAGTATGAAGTCAAAACTAAAAACAATTGGAAACATTGTCACGAGTCACTCCCTTCTCATATATGAATTTGCCCCGTCTTGTATATTTTTCCCTTCTAGGACCTCCCGTTGATTTCCAGCCTGGTGCCCCCACTGCTCCAAGCATGGAGCCCAAACGTCCACCTCCCCCTCGTCCCAATGCACCCCCAGCTAGACCCGCGCCACCTCAACGTCCACCACCACCTTCAGGTAAAGTACCATCTTTAGtccttttgtctctctttgatTAAAGCCTGTTTTTCTAGCAAGAGCCTGTAACCTTggttaatgaaataaaatcctaCATTAGAAGTATCAATATTACATTTTCCAGCATGGTGCAGTATGAGATATTTGAGGCAGGTTTTAACATTTTCACCTTTATCCCATTGTTTTGCCTCATCTGTGAAGGAGGTATGAGCCCTCTACCAGTTAGAAAGGACTCTGCAGGTAAAGTGATTGCTGTGGAACCATGTGCTTGTCTGCTTACATTGCTGAAGCATTTGATATAGCGGCTGCTTTTTCCATTTGAGCTACACGTAGAGAAGGACAATGAATTACAGCTGCTTTAGTGACCTATTATTGTAAAATTTTTGTATTGTATACGAATGCTCATTTCAGTTCAATCAATGTGCTGTAAATCACCAAATGTTCATCATTAGTGCCAATAATGTCCCACTatggttttaaatgaaaacttcACATCATAAGATTACAACTTTTGTGTGAGAGGATTGATTTCTGATTGGAATACAAGCCTGATGTTGTCATGATAACTGTTTTTCCCTATGTGGAGTATAATTATGAATACATAGATCTGCTGTCATAGAGATGCTCTAGACCAGAggatgtcaaaaatgactttggGCTACATATATGATGACAACTAACAGTTTATTTGAGTATTTCAGACTTTAGACTTAACAGCGAgccagaacattttatttttctcatcgAGCTTCCTTTAATTCAGCAGGCATTTGCTTTGGATAGTGACATTGCAGCACGACATGAAACACAggcacatttgtttttctgaaacatCAATGTAACATAAAGCCTCTCCTACATCTGGCTGACCCAAATACCATCCTAACTGGATGGTATTTTGGTGTGGCTTCAGCTTTTCAAATGTGTCATTCTTGTTTTCAGGTAAACAGTTGCTAGATTAAGTCTGTGTTTATGAGGTTAAGGAACTGAAAAGAGGTAAATGACCACTTATGTCATTCAAATTACAGTGCTGCTTATGCCTCATACAAGCACTCCCCATAGTATGTAATTTTGGTCGATATCATTTTGTACTTGGTAATTTACAGCTGTCcttcctttgtgttttctttgtgagtACTATGTAAATGTCAAGTGTTCTGCGACATTGTTGCCcatatttgaatttatttaatgtcagagtAGCTAGTAAATcatggatttttttaatgttgtacaaCCAACACTGCAGCTAACATTGaatcagttgattttttttttatgtttcctgCTGTACTTTACTTTAAAATTATTGTGTCCCTTCTTTGGCTTTTAAGACTTTGGCCCATGCCCCAGCCCACTGCTTGGTAGGAGAGGCAGTGAAGGTAACTGGCCAGGAGCTGTGTTATTAAATGTCATCTGGTGCCTGTAGACTTTATACTGGTTCATCAATGTCATTGATGCTTTTATGACATTGGTGGTTGACAAATTGTGGTTTCCTATGAGCCCTTTCAgttgtgtgcgtgcgtgcgtgtgtgtgcgtgtgagaaAAAGATGTGTTTGGTAGACTGCTGCAGATAATATTTAGGTTATTTGAATACAGAATAAggaggcaaggcaagtttatttgtaaagtacgattcatacacaaggcaattcaaagtgctttacaatggcaaagaaataaattcagaaaaatgatttaaaggtagacacattaaaatcatagaaataaaacataaaagtagacatgaagatcataaaagtgcaataaaagacaagaaaatagattgagcatctaagagaaaCCTGCAGTAAACAATATGGTTTTTAGGCCTGATTCAAACGAGCCGACAGTCTGAGCAGACCTCaagtgttcaggaagtttgttctaCAGGTGAGGAGCATATTAGCTGGATGCTGCTTCTCTATTtttagttctggttctgggaacaCACTGTAAACCTGTCCCTGGtgacctgagggctctggatgcttcatatggagcTATTAAGTCCAGGATGTATTTTGGTCCAAGACCAAGAGTGAGATTTTGAACTCTatcctttgactaacaggaagccagtgcaGTGATTTGAGGACCGGTGTAATATGTTCCAGTTTCCTGGTGTTAGTTAGGACTCTGGCAGCAGcattctggatcagctgcagctgcttgatTGAGCTCTTGTTAAGACTTTAAAGACACCATTACAGTAATTTAACCtattgaaaataaatgcatgaacaagtttctctgtgtcttctcAACACAGGAAACCCTTGATTTTAGCAATGTTCTTCAGGTGGTAATAGGTAGATTTAGTAACAGCTTTCAAGTAGTTGGTAAAATTCAGGTCTGAGTCAATAATGACACCTAGGATTCTGGTGGACACTTGTGCAATGACTAACATAAAATAAGGCTACTTTGATCAGTCAGTATAATCATATCCCCAAGTGTGCACTTTCATTGTGGACTAATACTGACCTGGTCATTGTTGTCTTTTCGTAATGAGGAGATAATGGGATTTAAAGGAAAATCTCTATGGTCCAGACTTAAAAAGGTCTTAAAGTGTACTTGACTACAGGAATCCATCATAATTAGTGGAGGAAATCCTTCTCAGGCAGGTAGATAGTGAGATCATCTCGTACTTCGCTACTCTGCTGCATTATTGCCGTCATACGCTTTCCCTAGTGCTTCTCGTAAAGTGTTGTCATAGGGAGCACCTGCTTCCTGCTTCCTGTGACTAGTGTTCCACTCTGTGTATAACAGTAATGTGGTTTGGTTTCCTTTGTGCTGCAAAGGACCAAAAAGCCCTGCTCTTCCTCGACCAGATTCCGCTGCAGGTGAGTGCCACAAAGCATGACGTAGTCTCACTTTGCGTAAATGTACCAAATGAAGACAAATGATTGTTAGTCAGTTATGTAGGTTTGTATTTGTTCCTTGAAAGTTAATCTTTGCTTTGTGTGGAGTTTCATTTCCCTTGTGATATGGTAGTGAGATTATCCCTTTCTGTTTACTATAATCCTGACACTAAATACATCCCTCCTAGCGTGGAGGGTAGGGTTTGGTTGCACAGCTTATTGGTGACTTGACCTGTCGGCACCTCACCCATTTGTATGGTGTTTGTGGTTAGCTGAATCCCTCTGTCACTCTAAGGGTGTGTGTGGTAAGCAGGGTTGACTTACGTTTGGTGACTGTACAGTGAAGTATTACACAGAAGCAGACATCTAAGTGGCGTGGGAAAATATTCACGGGCTTTGAGAGGGGCTCAGAACAAGAATAGTGAAAGAAGAGGAGTATGCCTGCTGTGTGGTAAGCAGTTGGCACACAGAACAAAGCTTTGCCTCTCATCCAGACCTCCTGCAGCTCAGGAATGACTGAGTCATCACCAATAATGAAGTCAGCCATGTGTAATTTGTTCTGTCATAGGTTGGGGTGGGTTTGTAGTCTGCTCGTGTGGGATTTAGTACAGTATCCTTGAATTTATAATTTCATCTGTTTGAACCTCATTTTCTTAAATGCTCCTGCTGTTTCTTACATCTCTCCCGGCGGTGCACAGTCCTcatgataaatatttaatagTACGAAAGCCGTCTTAAACATTTGTTTGCTTGGCTTGTCTGCCTTATCTCTTTCAGGTCGAGGCCAGGCAGCAGGAGCTCCTGGACCTGCCGGTGCTCCCAGACCAGTGAGTTTACATTTGATGACTTACAACAAAAGGacttaaagttttatttcactttttttttaaatttctaccCAACCTCTTAATTTCTATTCTCTACTCACTCTTTATCTTCCAGAATATTCCTCCCCGAGCTGGAGTGATCAGTATGCCCCCTCAGACTCGCCCACCACCACCCTCTCATCCTGGAGCACCCAGGCCCATCCCAGAGGTGCACCCCGGGGCCCCTCGGCCCATCCCAGACACCCACCCTGGAGCCCCACGACCTGTGCCCAGTGCTCAGGCCAAACCGACTGACCTGCCTCTGGgtaaagaaatatgtttttgcgGAGAGCGGTATACTATAATAATACAATTATATGCTAAAATATCACTAAGGGAGCGTTTGAcgattttgttaattttttgtttttggtattttgccTTTATTCAAACGAGACTGACAGGAATTTTGGTAAATAGAGCAGGAGAATGACATTCAGTAAGGCTCGGAGTCCTGCagttttttaggatttattgACATTTATATAGTGTTATGACTTCAGAAGTTTGTGTTATACATCAAAGTCAAAGTTCCCAAACTCTAAGTGAGCATATAAAAATGCAGCATGCAAGTCAGAAGTCCTCATCTAACTGACATTAGATTTTTCGTGTATGTCCACAAATAGCTGTGCAGTCCATagcttttgttgtttaagttgtTGCCAAGGGTGTCCATCGGTTGTTGGCCAATTGTGTGTTTTAGATTCAGTTCAAGGTTGAAGAAGTAtagatgtattttaaaaatgttttttttttttttgactaacTACGAATAACAAAAAGAAGTGAAATCCAActgctattgtttgtttctgtagCCTAGGTTAAATTGAGGGTACAAACTTAATATTACAATATAGAACTTAAGGATTCTGTTTCCTCATTCAGGTCCCCCTCCTTCAGGTCCTCCACCCTCAGGACCTCCTCCTGCAGGCCCACCTTCAGGAAGACCCCAGGTTTCGTCACCCATGCAGCCACCCATGCAGCCTCAACCAGCTGCCCCTTCATCTCAGTCTCAACTTCCACCACCGATGCAGCCCTCACTTCCAGCTCCTCTCCTGCCACAGCAAGCTGCAGCTCCTAAAGCAGCGGCTCCATCTGCTTCACCTGCCGCCCCAGCTGGGCCTCAGCAGGGTTTAGCCTCTCCTAAACCCCCACCACGTTCCCGCTCCTCTCATGCTCTGCCGCCTGATGCTGCCAAGTCTGATACAGCCCCAGCTGCAGAGGTTGGTGCCAACTTCCTTTTCATTAAATTGTTGGAATTTCGGTCACTGAACAAAGAACACTAACATAATTATTTGTTGAGAGTACTTTTCCTGCTTGCACTGCGTTAAGTTCTGCTCAACagattttttgttcagttctgCTGATTAGACAATATATTGTAACACTTAATAATTACAGATGATGGAGACTGCAACAATAGGGAAAAAagcctccttttcttcttctttgtctcacATTAGATGAGCTTAGTTGTCTTTGTTGTTCTTCCTGCTTTTGTCTCTCTGatacatttgtttctttttcacaaGCTGGAGAAGCCCTCAGGGTGACAGGTACTTGATATTAAAccactttttttgtctcatcctCCATAGCACAACAATCCTCTGCTCTGATGTTATTATATCTCATACATTACACGCAGTAacctcttcctcttctgttGGAATTGATTTTATTACCTTTTACATCAAGCTATTTTACCTGGATACTTTCAGTCTACTGCAAGGccttgcattttttgtttcagcCGCATAAAATggatcattatttattttcagttctgTTCCTCAAGTCAGCATATCAAACCATAAATGACctgaaaatatgaatgaaaatgcAGTGTTGTTTGTTGGCCATTTCCCCTCACTTGTCCTTTCATATGGGCTCGCTGTGCTTCTGGTGTTGACAGTGAGCACATATGCAATGACCTcataatttaattttactttttttttctttttaaatttcattcatttgtatTAGATTTAGTGTGATTGTATGTGGCCTGTGATACATATACCAGTAGCCAGCAGAAGTCAGTGTTGTAAATTAAACACAATACGTGTCTGTAAATGATTAAAGGTACCCTGTGGAGGACAGTAATGCAAATGTGTAGTGTATGCAAGCCGCTGGATTAGCTGCCATACATGTTTAATGAGCTAGGGCTGCATGTCAGTTGTCTATTGTTGCATAAAACTAAACTCACCTCAAAGATTGcctattttttaacaaattcaaGGGTGAGGAAGAAGGTAACTGATCAAAAACAATACAGATGCTTTTTATCAAGATGGTATGTTGAATAGGTTTGTTAAGGATGATGCTGTACTTAAGTAAGATACCTTGAAAGTTTGTTTACAAGTAAACTCCAAAGGGTATCTTTAAACTTTCTAAACGTATGGTCCATTGGTTAGTTAGATAAACACTGCAGGAACACGGCATGGTTGATATATTGACAGGGTGTTTGTTGTGATCGCTGAAtggcattttctttgttttgtcccTCCTTAGACCAGTGGACTGAATGGAATCCAAAGAGAAGCACAATGGAAGCCCGACCCCTTTGACACACTTACATCTGacttcctgtcctcctcctcctcctcatctacCTGGCACACCACCCAGTCCCTGACCAGAGGCTCTTCTCTGCGTACTCCCCCCGCCGTTCCTAAATCAACGTTCTCCTCCACAACGCTCCCTTCATCCTTCTCTCTCCAGTCCTCTGCTCTGTCAGACCTGCAGGCCTTTgattcctcctcttcttcctcactcTCCACCCCGTCACCGTTCGCGTCCTCGCTGCTCCCGCCTCCTCCGGTCCCATCTCGCAGTCGCTCTCAGGAGACGTTGCGTGCCTCCCCCAACCCCTTCCCGACGGACTCGCTGCCTGCCCGACCCAGCAGCACCAACCCCTTCACAGGCCCACTggtgcagcagcatcagcagcggCGAGCGCTCACCCCAGACTTCAGCTCCCAGCATCCAGCCCCAACAGCAAGCCTTCAGAGAACCATGTCTGCTCTTACTCCACCACTCATCCCTACCCCTGCTCCAATGGCAGCCCCTGCAGCTGCACCCACCTCCCAGCTCCACAGGACCATGTCCCTATTTGGACCATCATCAAGTCTTAATCCCTCACCTGCTCCTCTGCTCCCTCTCGCCCCTGAACCATCTTCTGCCCCTGCTCTGCCCCTGGCTTTGCCCTCCTCAATTCCACCTGCCCTTGCACCTCGTCGCCAGCCACCTCCCCCAGCAGGGAAACCAGCTCAGCAGTGGGTCACTTTTGATGATGATTTGGATTTTCCATCTTcaaccaaaacacaacagaacccCATCTTCCCTTCCAGTTCAATACTATCCCAAAGTCAGGCTCTGCCTTCAAGCTCTGTGTTTGACTCAGAGCCCAAGTGGTTGTCCTCCACCCCAACAGCATTCCCAACGCTCGCCCCTCCCATCCCAAATAGAACTGCAACCAGTAACAAAAGGCTCCCAAAGGGACCTGGTGACAACTGCTTGTTCCCAACGGAGTCGACAGAGCGATAGGATCACCCTTCACATATAGAGGGCATATCCAGATATGTATAGATCTATgataaatgtgtatgtgtgtgtatgtaaaaAAAGAGACAGTATTTAAGAAGTATAGACCAATCCCCTTCTGAATCACAGGAAAGGATTTATATCTCGAGTGGTAACGTAAGAAGTGAGTGAGCCTAAATGTGTGTTCTAACTTTACGACAGAGATGTTTGCTTGTTCCCTGATATTAACACTTATTTTAATATGAATCAttctgatgtttattt from Amphiprion ocellaris isolate individual 3 ecotype Okinawa chromosome 14, ASM2253959v1, whole genome shotgun sequence encodes the following:
- the synj1 gene encoding synaptojanin-1 isoform X1, with amino-acid sequence MAFSKGYRIYHKLDPPPYSVIVETRTREECLMFESGAVAVLSAAEKEAIKNTYSKIVDAYGILGVLRLNLGDSMLHSLVVVTGCSSVGKVQDSEVFRVTQTDFISLKNDPGDEDRIAEVRKVLNSGHFYFAWSATGISMDLSLNAHRRILEDTTDNRFFWNQSLHLHLKHYGVNCDDWLLRLMCGGVEIRTIYAGHKQAKACIFSRLSSERAGTRFNVRGTNDDGQVANFVETEQVIFLDDRVSSFIQIRGSIPLFWEQPGIQKKSIKGVLLQLNENRHPIGLDENPHLVGSHRVKLSRGFEANAPAFERHFTALRRLYGKQVIINLLGSKEGEHMLSKAFQSHLKASEHATAVKMVNFDYHQNVKGGKADKLHSVLKPQLSKFVEECGFFYYSGDMGIARTQGGTIRTNCLDCLDRTNSVQAFFALEMLPKQLEQMNLTEKPQLVARFQEVFRTMWSANGDSVSKIYAGTGALDGKAKAGKLKDGARSVTRTIQNNFFDSSKQEAIDILRLGSTLNSDLADKARALLTTSSLYVTEPVLQSASPRVLLGMCQNYHKYTRPKQIRVCVGTWNVNGGKQFRSIAFRNQTLNDWLLDAPKKAGHPEFQDSKANPIDIFAIGFEEMVELNAGNIVSASTTNQKLWAAELQKNISRDHKYVLLASEQLVGVCLFVFIRPQHAPFIRDVAVDTVKTGMGGATGNKGGVAIRLLFHTTSICFVCSHFAAGQSQVKERNDDYSEITRRLSFPMGRLLYSHDYVFWCGDFNYRINLPNEEVKELIKQQSWDALTAGDQLLDQKNAGLVFRGFIEGKLDFAPTYKYDLFSEDYDTSEKCRTPAWTDRILWKRRKWNFDKTAEEMNVVGAASTSGENEEDPDHPWSPGTLMYYGRAELKTSDHRPVVAIMDVDILEVDPEARHQVYKDVIALQGPPDGTILVSLCTSGPDDYFDDALIDELLDKFANFGEVILIRFVEEKMWVTFLEGYSALAALSLSASTVLGKMLDIRLKSPGWIKSLEEEMSVERICGSIPTSASSTLLAEDTDMGDDDYDMEGDVDEEVEEILPQHLQPGAGSGPGSSPLPSPRSSPCPSPTHGEPPVPSRPGRGPQPSRPSQGPPVDFQPGAPTAPSMEPKRPPPPRPNAPPARPAPPQRPPPPSGGMSPLPVRKDSADFGPCPSPLLGRRGSEGPKSPALPRPDSAAGRGQAAGAPGPAGAPRPNIPPRAGVISMPPQTRPPPPSHPGAPRPIPEVHPGAPRPIPDTHPGAPRPVPSAQAKPTDLPLGPPPSGPPPSGPPPAGPPSGRPQVSSPMQPPMQPQPAAPSSQSQLPPPMQPSLPAPLLPQQAAAPKAAAPSASPAAPAGPQQGLASPKPPPRSRSSHALPPDAAKSDTAPAAETSGLNGIQREAQWKPDPFDTLTSDFLSSSSSSSTWHTTQSLTRGSSLRTPPAVPKSTFSSTTLPSSFSLQSSALSDLQAFDSSSSSSLSTPSPFASSLLPPPPVPSRSRSQETLRASPNPFPTDSLPARPSSTNPFTGPLVQQHQQRRALTPDFSSQHPAPTASLQRTMSALTPPLIPTPAPMAAPAAAPTSQLHRTMSLFGPSSSLNPSPAPLLPLAPEPSSAPALPLALPSSIPPALAPRRQPPPPAGKPAQQWVTFDDDLDFPSSTKTQQNPIFPSSSILSQSQALPSSSVFDSEPKWLSSTPTAFPTLAPPIPNRTATSNKRLPKGPGDNCLFPTESTER
- the synj1 gene encoding synaptojanin-1 isoform X2, which codes for MAFSKGYRIYHKLDPPPYSVIVETRTREECLMFESGAVAVLSAAEKEAIKNTYSKIVDAYGILGVLRLNLGDSMLHSLVVVTGCSSVGKVQDSEVFRVTQTDFISLKNDPGDEDRIAEVRKVLNSGHFYFAWSATGISMDLSLNAHRRILEDTTDNRFFWNQSLHLHLKHYGVNCDDWLLRLMCGGVEIRTIYAGHKQAKACIFSRLSSERAGTRFNVRGTNDDGQVANFVETEQVIFLDDRVSSFIQIRGSIPLFWEQPGIQKKSIKGVLLQLNENRHPIGLDENPHLVGSHRVKLSRGFEANAPAFERHFTALRRLYGKQVIINLLGSKEGEHMLSKAFQSHLKASEHATAVKMVNFDYHQNVKGGKADKLHSVLKPQLSKFVEECGFFYYSGDMGIARTQGGTIRTNCLDCLDRTNSVQAFFALEMLPKQLEQMNLTEKPQLVARFQEVFRTMWSANGDSVSKIYAGTGALDGKAKLKDGARSVTRTIQNNFFDSSKQEAIDILRLGSTLNSDLADKARALLTTSSLYVTEPVLQSASPRVLLGMCQNYHKYTRPKQIRVCVGTWNVNGGKQFRSIAFRNQTLNDWLLDAPKKAGHPEFQDSKANPIDIFAIGFEEMVELNAGNIVSASTTNQKLWAAELQKNISRDHKYVLLASEQLVGVCLFVFIRPQHAPFIRDVAVDTVKTGMGGATGNKGGVAIRLLFHTTSICFVCSHFAAGQSQVKERNDDYSEITRRLSFPMGRLLYSHDYVFWCGDFNYRINLPNEEVKELIKQQSWDALTAGDQLLDQKNAGLVFRGFIEGKLDFAPTYKYDLFSEDYDTSEKCRTPAWTDRILWKRRKWNFDKTAEEMNVVGAASTSGENEEDPDHPWSPGTLMYYGRAELKTSDHRPVVAIMDVDILEVDPEARHQVYKDVIALQGPPDGTILVSLCTSGPDDYFDDALIDELLDKFANFGEVILIRFVEEKMWVTFLEGYSALAALSLSASTVLGKMLDIRLKSPGWIKSLEEEMSVERICGSIPTSASSTLLAEDTDMGDDDYDMEGDVDEEVEEILPQHLQPGAGSGPGSSPLPSPRSSPCPSPTHGEPPVPSRPGRGPQPSRPSQGPPVDFQPGAPTAPSMEPKRPPPPRPNAPPARPAPPQRPPPPSGGMSPLPVRKDSADFGPCPSPLLGRRGSEGPKSPALPRPDSAAGRGQAAGAPGPAGAPRPNIPPRAGVISMPPQTRPPPPSHPGAPRPIPEVHPGAPRPIPDTHPGAPRPVPSAQAKPTDLPLGPPPSGPPPSGPPPAGPPSGRPQVSSPMQPPMQPQPAAPSSQSQLPPPMQPSLPAPLLPQQAAAPKAAAPSASPAAPAGPQQGLASPKPPPRSRSSHALPPDAAKSDTAPAAETSGLNGIQREAQWKPDPFDTLTSDFLSSSSSSSTWHTTQSLTRGSSLRTPPAVPKSTFSSTTLPSSFSLQSSALSDLQAFDSSSSSSLSTPSPFASSLLPPPPVPSRSRSQETLRASPNPFPTDSLPARPSSTNPFTGPLVQQHQQRRALTPDFSSQHPAPTASLQRTMSALTPPLIPTPAPMAAPAAAPTSQLHRTMSLFGPSSSLNPSPAPLLPLAPEPSSAPALPLALPSSIPPALAPRRQPPPPAGKPAQQWVTFDDDLDFPSSTKTQQNPIFPSSSILSQSQALPSSSVFDSEPKWLSSTPTAFPTLAPPIPNRTATSNKRLPKGPGDNCLFPTESTER